The proteins below come from a single Corvus hawaiiensis isolate bCorHaw1 chromosome 20, bCorHaw1.pri.cur, whole genome shotgun sequence genomic window:
- the GDPD1 gene encoding lysophospholipase D GDPD1 yields the protein MSATLYVLSTLGGYVLTSALLLKCPGLLHRPKRQRFRCRHISHRGGAGENLENTMAAFHHAVNLGTDMLELDCHLTKDEQVVVSHDENLKRSTGVDVNISDLKYSELPPYLCKLDVTFQKECQCEGKDNRIPLLQEVFEAFPETPVNIDIKMNNNVLIKKVSELVSQYKREHLTVWGNVNYEIVSKCFKENSDIPIIFCAQRVLLLLGLFYTGLLPFIPFKEEFFEIPMPSIILKLKEPEKMSRSQKFIIWLADTLLMRKALFDHLTARGIQVYIWVLNEEQEYKRAFDLGATGVMTDYPTKLKEFLHNYPA from the exons ATGTCGGCCACGCTCTACGTGCTCTCCACGCTGGGTGGATACGTCCTCACCTCCGCTCTCCTCCTCAAGTGCCCGGGGCTGCTCCACCGGCCCAAGCGGCAGCGCTTTCGTTGCCGGCACATCTCGCACCGCGGCG gtgctggggagaACCTGGAGAATACAATGGCAGCCTTTCACCA CGCAGTTAATTTGGGgacagacatgttggagctggATTGTCACCTGACAAAAGATGAGCAAGTGGTTGTGTCCCATGATGAGAACCTGAAGAGATCAACAGGAGTTGATGTCAACATATCTGACCTCAAATACTCG GAACTTCCACCCTATCTCTGCAAGTTGGATGTCACATTTCAGAAAG AATGTCAGTGTGAGGGGAAGGACAATCGTATCCCACTCCTGCAAGAGGTGTTTGAGGCATTTCCAGAAACTCCTGTCAACATTGACATCAAAATGAACAACAACGTATTGATCAAAAAG gtCTCAGAGCTGGTGAGTCAGTACAAGAGAGAGCATCTGACCGTGTGGGGGAATGTCAATTATGAGATTGTATCTAAGTGCTTCAAGGAG AACTCTGACATTCCCATCATCTTCTGTGCCCAGCGTGTCCTCCTGCTTCTTGGCCTGTTCTACACTGGTCTGCTGCCATTCATTCCCTTCAAGGAGGAATTCTTTGAGATTCCCATGCCTTCCATCATCCTCAA GCTGAAAGAACCAGAGAAGATGTCAAGAAGCCAGAAATTTATTATCTGGCTGGCTGACAC gctgctgaTGAGGAAAGCACTGTTTGACCACCTCACGGCTCGGGGCATCCAG GTGTACATTTGGGTACTGAATGAAGAGCAAGAATACAAGAGAGCATTTGATCTTGGAGCTACTGGAGTGATGACAGACTATCCAACAAAACTGAAGGAGTTCTTACATAATTACCCAGCATAA
- the SMG8 gene encoding nonsense-mediated mRNA decay factor SMG8 — translation MPLPGTGPPGAMGTAVGPMSLRELLLATEAGGAAGGEEEVCVVGIFGKTALQLCSEKEALVSTVCDRQVFPLFPEEDPELADGAAGQEGDPATKDYNQLQAYYSPESRVLYLLLTSICDTPQLLRACRDLAAAENREAGPGHPSGGPAPLPHAEAHEFWKHQEKLHCLSLLYLFSVCHILLLVHPTCSFDITYDRVFRALDGLRQKVLPSLKAAIKDCPVGKEWKLNCRPCPPRLLFLFQLNGALKVDPLPSRGQDPCGHLEKPPPKKHSPKRRLQHALEDQIYRIFRKSRVLTNQSINCLFTVPANQAFVYIVAGGPQDGDDPVAMLLDQLRSNCTMRETDSLLAPTLSGARRYQMMRHGRQQLSFHAESTSSSSSSSGQLVDCTLKEFLWQHVELVLSKKGFEDSVGRNPQPSHFELPTYQKWVAAALKLYEVTIEGKDDDPTCGELSSKIMSSIKVLEGYLDIDTKFSENRCQKALPMAHSAYQSNLPHNYTMTVHKNQLAQALRVYSQHARGPAFHKYAMQLNEDCYKFWSNGHQLCEERSLTDQHCVHKFHLLPKAGEKPEADRNPPILYHNSRARSTGACNCGRKQAPREDPFDIKAANYDFYQLLEEKCCGKLEHINFPIFQPSTPDPAPARDESSPAPPEGEIEKLKEKEPQTQGESTGLSLALSLGQSTGSLGTYPPDAQGGGDNAESHGQSGDSKSEKRPSLVDRQASTVEYLPGMLHSNCPKGLLPKFSSWSLVKLGPAKAYNFHTGLDQQGFIPGTNYLMPWDIVIRTRTEDEGDLDTNSWPAPNKAVPGKRSAVVMGRGRRRDDIARAFVGFEYEDARGRRFMCSGPDKVMKVMGGGPKESALKALNSDMPLYILSSTQGRGLKPHYAQFMRLFVVVPDAPLQITLTPQVQPGPPPCPIFYPEKQEITLPSDGLWVLRFPYAYVTERGPCFPPKESQQLMSYKVLRGILKAITQ, via the exons ATGCCGCTGCCCGGGACCGGGCCGCCCGGGGCCATGGGCACGGCCGTGGGGCCCATGAGCCtgcgggagctgctgctggcgaccgaggcgggcggcgcggcgggcggcgagGAGGAGGTGTGCGTGGTGGGCATCTTCGGCAAAACCGCGCTGCAGCTGTGCTCCGAGAAGGAGGCCCTGGTGAGCACCGTGTGCGACCGGCAGGTGTTCCCGCTGTTCCCGGAGGAGGATCCCGAGCTGGCGGACGGCGCCGCGGGGCAGGAGGGTGACCCGGCGACAAAGGACTACAACCAGCTGCAGGCGTACTACAGCCCGGAGAGCCGCGTGCTGTACCTGCTGCTCACCTCCATCTGCGACACCCCGCAGCTGCTGCGCGCCTGCAGGGACCTGGCGGCGGCCGAGAACCGGGAGGCCGGGCCCGGCCACCCCTCcggcggcccggccccgctgccccacGCCGAGGCGCACGAGTTCTGGAAGCACCAGGAGAAGCTGCACTGCCTGAGCCTCCTCTACCTCTTCTCCGTCTGccacatcctgctgctggtgcaTCCCACCTGCTCCTTCGACATCACCTACGACCGCGTGTTCAGGGCGCTGGACGGGCTGCGGCAGAAGGTGCTGCCCTCCCTGAAGGCTGCCATCAAGGACTGCCCGGTCGGCAAGGAGTGGAAGCTCAACTGCAGGCCATGCCCTCCacgcctcctcttcctcttccagctCAACGGGGCTTTGAAGGTGGATCCGCTGCCAAGCAGGGGCCAGGACCCCTGTGGTCACCTGGAAAAGCCGCCCCCCAAGAAGCATTCCCCCaagaggaggctgcagcacGCTCTGGAGGATCAAATCTACCGCATCTTCCGCAAGAGCAGGGTGCTGACCAACCAGAGCATCAACTGCCTGTTCACCGTGCCAGCCAACCAGGCTTTCGTGTACATTGTGGCCGGTGGGCCCCAGGATGGAGATGATCCCGTGGCCATGCTTCTCGACCAGCTGAGGAGCAACTGCACTATGAGAGAGACTGACTCGCTGCTGGCTCCCACCCTGTCGGGAGCCAGGAGGTATCAGATGATGAGGCACGGCcggcagcagctctccttccacgcagagagcaccagcagcagctccagctcctctgggcagctCGTGGACTGCACCCTCAAGGAGTTCTTGTGGCAGCACGTGGAGCTGGTGCTCAGCAAGAAGGGCTTCGAAGACAGTGTGGGGAGGAACCCACAGCCCTCTCACTTTGAGCTCCCGACCTACCAGAAGTGGGTGGCTGCAGCTCTAAAACTGTATGAAGTGACCATCGAAGGCAAAGACGATGACCCCACCTGTGGTGAGCTGAGCTCAAAAATCATGAGCAGCATCAAAGTTTTGGAAGGCTACTTAGACATAGACACCAAGTTCTCTGAAAACCGTTGCCAGAAGGCTCTGCCCATGGCCCACAGTGCCTACCAGTCCAACCTGCCCCACAATTACACCATGACAGTGCACAAGAACCAGTTGGCCCAGGCCCTGCGCGTGTACAGCCAGCACGCCCGGGGCCCAGCCTTCCACAAATACGCCATGCAGCTCAACGAGGACTGCTACAAGTTCTGGAGCAACGGGCACCAGCTCTGCGAGGAGCGGAGCTTGACCGACCAGCACTGCGTGCACAAGTTCCATCTGCTCCCCAAAGCAG GGGAAAAGCCAGAAGCAGACAGAAATCCTCCGATTCTGTACCACAACAGCCGGGCTCGTTCCACTGGTGCCTGTAACTGTGGAAGGAAACAAGCTCCTCGGGAGGACCCCTTTGATATCAAAGCAGCTAATTATGATTTTTACCAG TTGCTGGAAGAGAAGTGCTGTGGAAAACTGGAGCACATCAACTTCCCCATATTTCAGCCAAGCACACCTGACCCAGCGCCTGCTCGGGACGAATCATCACCCGCCCCTCCGGAAGGCGAGATCGAGAAACTCAAAGAGAAAGAACCTCAGACTCAGGGAGAGAGCACAGGCCTGAGCTTAGCCCTGAGCCTGGGCCAGTCCACGGGCAGCCTGGGCACTTACCCACCCGATGCCCAGGGCGGAGGGGACAATGCAGAAAGCCACGGGCAGAGCGGGGACTCCAAGAGTGAGAAGAGGCCAAGCCTGGTTGATCGCCAGGCATCTACTGTTGAGTACCTCCCCGGGATGCTCCATTCCAATTGCCCCAAAGGCCTTCTGCCCAAATTCTCCAGTTGGTCACTGGTCAAGCTGGGGCCTGCTAAGGCTTACAACTTCCACACAGGCTTAGATCAACAGGGCTTTATCCCAGGAACAAACTATTTAATGCCTTGGGACATTGTCATCAGGACGAGAACTGAAGATGAAGGAGACTTAGACACCAATTCCTGGCCTGCACCCAACAAGGCTGTTCCTGGGAAGAGAAGTGCGGTGGTGATGGGAAGAGGCCGGCGGAGGGACGACATCGCTCGAGCTTTTGTGGGGTTTGAATATGAAGATGCACGTGGGAGGAGGTTCATGTGTTCAGGGCCTGATAAGGTGATGAAGGTGATGGGAGGGGGGCCAAAGGAATCTGCCCTCAAAGCGCTCAATTCCGACATGCCCCTGTACATCCTGTCCTCGACGCAGGGACGGGGCCTCAAGCCCCACTATGCCCAGTTCATGAGGCTCTTCGTGGTGGTTCCTGATGCTCCTCTGCAGATCACCTTAACGCCTCAG GTTCAACCAGGGCCACCACCCTGTCCTATATTTTACCCTGAGAAGCAGGAAATCACCCTTCCCTCTGATGGACTCTGGGTGCTGAGGTTTCCTTACGCATATGTGACAGAACGGGGGCCCTGCTTCCCTCCCAAAGAAAGCCAACAGTTAATGAGCTACAAAGTTCTCCGAGGAATACTGAAAGCAATTACACAatga
- the PRR11 gene encoding proline-rich protein 11, whose protein sequence is MARYKKCKRKRRARANFRLEKKRNSVTPQGSVCSSPRSPAHLPLNTSPVPRCSLWSLALPSVKNVVKPLTTAASFLYWWCQSRVAQSFKVVKDTIFPSQVYLRELNMFREKLEKLESEFSKLQGALQMNGVAALSSESSLCQRCHKPVLGAPVGTEMDPPPSTSVPSIPPPPPPPPPPPPPPLPPPKLPPAPLLLQRGTASKPLLAPPVKKDGPMHITLKDLLNVKLKKTNSNLRMDKEQSPVKPCRALITVTDLQSVSLRPKSKPSAHATKSLITSPKNQIDLRKHLKKVDIQRSPGGTPLNNKENTESGSGLTPIMTQALRRKFQMAHPKSPSPARLSAANSFDEK, encoded by the exons ATGGCAAGGTATAAGAAATGCAAACGAAAACGAAGAGCCCGAGCAAATTTTcgactggaaaaaaagagaaattctgtAACCCCTCAGGGCTCAGTTTGTTCCTCTCCACG GTCACCAGCTCATCTCCCTTTGAACACATCACCAGTCCCAAGGTGCTCCCTCTGGTCCTTAGCCTTGCCCAGCGTAAAAAATGTGGTAAAACCCTTGACAACAGCAGCATCATTTCTGTACTGGTGGTGCCAGAGCAGGGTTGCACAG AGCTTTAAGGTGGTTAAAGACACCATATTTCCATCACAAGTCTACCTAAGGGAACTAAATATGTTCagggagaagctggagaagTTGGAAAGTGAATTTTCAAAGCTACAGGGAGCACTCCAG ATGAACGGAGTGGCAGCTTTGTCTTCAGAAAGTTCTCTTTGCCAAAGGTGTCATAAGCCAGTTCTGGGTGCTCCTGTGGGGACAGAGATGGATCCACCACCATCAACATCCGTGCCATCCAtaccccctcctcctcctcctcctcctcctcctccaccaccGCCGCTGCCCCCACCAAAACTGCCTCCAGCACCTCTCCTCCTCCAACGGGGCACAGCCTCCAAACCACTGCTG GCACCACCAGTGAAAAAGGATGGGCCCATGCACATCACCCTCAAAGACCTCCTGAATGTTAAACTGAAGAAGACAAACAGCAACCTGAGAATGGACAAG GAACAATCACCAGTGAAGCCATGCAGGGCATTAATTACAGTCACAGATCTACAGAGTGTTAGTCTGAGACCTAAATCCAAGCCATCAGCTCATGCTACAAAATCTTTAAT TACCTCCCCTAAAAATCAGATTGATCTTCGGAAACATCTGAAGAAAGTCGATATACAAAG AAGTCCTGGTGGCACTCCTctaaataataaagaaaacactgaaagtgGCTCTGGGCTGACACCGATAATGACACAGGCACTACGGCGCAAATTTCAG ATGGCTCACCCAAAGAGTCCCTCGCCTGCACGGTTGAGTGCTGCAAACAGCTTTGatgaaaagtaa